The Phaeobacter sp. A36a-5a genomic interval GCAGCGACTGGTAGAAGTCATAGGATGCAGCACCCGGAGGGGCGTATTTGCGCAGCCATTCGTCCCACTTGCGGATCGCATAGACCGCAGCCGGACCATTGGCAGCACCACCGCGGGTCACGCTTGCACCGGCAGGGTTGCAGGAATCCGCTTCCATGCGGATGCCCCATTCGTCGATCGGCACACCGTTCGGCTCACCTTTCGAACCGGCACCGGCCATCGACAGCCAGGCGTCGGTCATCCGCCAGCCAAGGTCAGGCGCGCGCTTGCCGTAGTCCATGTGACCAAAGATTGTGGTCCCGTCGATTTCCTTGACGTCTTCGCTGAAGAATTCGGCGATGTCTTCATATGCGGACCAGTTGACCGGAACGCCCAGATCATAGCCGTATTTCTCTTTGAACGCGGCCTGCAGGTCTTCGCGGTCAAACCAGTCCTTGCGGAACCAGTAGAGGTTCGCAAACTGCTGATCGGGCAGCTGGTAGAGATCGCCATCTGGACCCGTGGTGAACTGGGTGCCCATGAAATCGCCGAGATCCAGACCGGGGTTGGTGACGTCGAAGAAGTCGCCTTCCATCATGTCGGTCAGGTTATAGGCCAGTTGCAGGCGCGAGTGGGTGCCGATCAGGTCGGAATCGTTGACATAGGCGTCATACAGGTTCCGCTTGGTCTGCATTTGCGTCTGCACGGCCTGAACCACTTCACCCTCGCCGAGGATCTGGTGATTCACCTTGATGCCGGTGATTTCCTCGAACGCTTTGGTCAGCACCTCGGATTCGTAGCTATGCGTCGGAATGCCTTCGGACAGGACGTTGATTTCCATGCCCTTGAACGGCTCGGACGCCTTGATGAACCATTGCATCTCCGAGAGCTGTTCATCCTTGGTCAGAACCGAGGGCTGGAACTCTTCGTCGATCCATTTCTTGGCAGCGGCCTCATCGGCATAGGCTGCCTGTCCCGCGACCACGGCAATAACCGCGGCTGCGGACAAAAGATACTTCCGCATCTTTCTCCTCCCTAGTGATTTATTGTGGCCAAAGATGCCCCGTGGCACCCGGCTGACAAACAGGTTCCATACCGCAGTCTATCTTGTCAAACTAATTTTTTAGTTTATCGTAAGGCGCTGAATTTTAAAGATAAGTAAATCCACCTTGAGGCGAGTGATCTGACCGTGCGGATGGGCTCTGCGGTGCTGCATCGCGGCAATCGTCGCGGGAATCCCACAGTGCGCGATCCGCACTTGCGTGCACGGCAACGGTAGCGGCCATTGCCGCCGCGCCGAATGGCGAAATTTGCCGTCGCTGACAGGGGGTTTTGCCGCTAAGGAGAGGTCATGGATACATGTGATACATTCGAGATCTTCCTGACCGCCCCTCCGGGGATGGAGCAGACCCTGCAGCGCGAAGCGACGGAGGCTGGCTTTGCCGGTGCCAAAACGGTACCCGGTGGCGTCACTTTTGAAGGCGGCTGGCCCGATGTCTGGCGCGCCAATCTGCAATTGCGCGGCGCCGCGCGCGTGCTGGCCCGTATCGGTTCTTTCCGTGCGTTTCACCTCGCGCAGCTCGACAAGCGCGCCCGCAAATTTCCCTGGTCGGATGTGCTGCGCGCGGATGTCCCGGTCCGCGTGGAGACCACAACCAACAAGAAATCCAAGATCTACCACGCAGGTGCGGCCACCCAGCGTATCGAACGTGCGATCACAGAGGAGCTTGGCGCCGAGATCAGCGCCGATGCCCCCATCACGGTGAAACTGCGGATCGAGGATAATCTCTGCACCTTCAGCGTCGATACCTCCGGCGAGGGGCTGCACAAGCGCGGTCACAAGACAGCCGTGGGCAAGGCGCCGATGCGCGAGAACCTCGCCGCTCTGTTCCTGCGGGACTGCGGGTATGACGGGCAGGAGCCCGTGGTGGATCCGATGTGCGGCTCCGGCACCTTTGTGATCGAGGCGGCCGAGATCGCCAGAGGGCTGTTTCCCGGCCGCAGCCGCAGTTTTGCGTTTGAACAGATGGCCAGCTTTGATCCCGATGCTTGGCAGGCCCTGCGTGCTGAGCAGAACCCGCGCCAGACCAGCGCACGCTGCTACGGATCCGACCGCAATGATGGCGCGGTTGACATGGCCACCGCCAATGCCGAACGGGCAGGGGTCGGCGATCTGGTGACCATTGTTCAGCAGGCGGTCAGCGACCTGACGCCACCGGATCTGGGTCCGGAGGGCAAACCGGGTCTGGTGATCGTGAACCCGCCTTATGGCGCGCGGATCGGCAACAAGAAGCTGCTCTATGCGCTCTATGCGGCGCTTGGGGAAACGCTGATGGTCCGTTTCAGTGGTTGGCGCGTCGGCATCGTTACCAGCGAGACCTCCTTGGCCAAGGCGACGAATTTGCCCTTCAAACCCTTTGGTCCGCCGGTGGCCCATGGCGGTTTGAAGATCCGGCTGTTCCAGACCAATCCGCTGCCATAGGCGCTCTGGCAGATCCTAGGATGTGATGCCCCGCCAGGCCCGGACCAGACCGGCCAGAGCCATGCGATCGGCGTCGGTACGGGTAACCGGCACGCCCTGGTGATTGAGCGCAAGACAATAGGGCACATCCAGCGGCGCAGCTGCGATCAGGGCAACATTCTGCCCTAACCAATAGGGGCGCGCCGCCGACAGCTCTGCACCAAGGAGCAGCCCCCAAAGACGCGCAGAGGTTTCGCTGTCTGATCCGTCCCGCAGAACCTGAAGCTCGGCCAAACGCGCGGCCAGGGCTTCAGGTTTGGACTGGATGGTTTCCATCGCCGCTGTCAGAGCGGTGCGCTC includes:
- a CDS encoding THUMP domain-containing class I SAM-dependent RNA methyltransferase is translated as MDTCDTFEIFLTAPPGMEQTLQREATEAGFAGAKTVPGGVTFEGGWPDVWRANLQLRGAARVLARIGSFRAFHLAQLDKRARKFPWSDVLRADVPVRVETTTNKKSKIYHAGAATQRIERAITEELGAEISADAPITVKLRIEDNLCTFSVDTSGEGLHKRGHKTAVGKAPMRENLAALFLRDCGYDGQEPVVDPMCGSGTFVIEAAEIARGLFPGRSRSFAFEQMASFDPDAWQALRAEQNPRQTSARCYGSDRNDGAVDMATANAERAGVGDLVTIVQQAVSDLTPPDLGPEGKPGLVIVNPPYGARIGNKKLLYALYAALGETLMVRFSGWRVGIVTSETSLAKATNLPFKPFGPPVAHGGLKIRLFQTNPLP
- a CDS encoding ABC transporter substrate-binding protein → MRKYLLSAAAVIAVVAGQAAYADEAAAKKWIDEEFQPSVLTKDEQLSEMQWFIKASEPFKGMEINVLSEGIPTHSYESEVLTKAFEEITGIKVNHQILGEGEVVQAVQTQMQTKRNLYDAYVNDSDLIGTHSRLQLAYNLTDMMEGDFFDVTNPGLDLGDFMGTQFTTGPDGDLYQLPDQQFANLYWFRKDWFDREDLQAAFKEKYGYDLGVPVNWSAYEDIAEFFSEDVKEIDGTTIFGHMDYGKRAPDLGWRMTDAWLSMAGAGSKGEPNGVPIDEWGIRMEADSCNPAGASVTRGGAANGPAAVYAIRKWDEWLRKYAPPGAASYDFYQSLPALAQGNVAQQIFWYTAFTADMVKPKSEGNNTVDDEGNPLWRMAPSPHGPYWEEGQKVGYQDVGSWTFLKSTPVDRAKAAWLYAQFVVSKTVDVKKSHVGLTFIRDSSVNHESFTERAPKLGGLVEFYRSPDRVAWSPTGVNVPDYPKLAQIWWQQIGDVNSGAFTPQEAMDRLAEEMDITMARMQRADEQANVYGGCGPRLNEEKDAEWWYANGGAKPKLENEKPQGQTVNYDELVARWASE